One segment of Macrotis lagotis isolate mMagLag1 chromosome 1, bilby.v1.9.chrom.fasta, whole genome shotgun sequence DNA contains the following:
- the ST14 gene encoding suppressor of tumorigenicity 14 protein: MRSNRGGKKDVGAGLKYSHQAQNINGFEEGVEFLPANNSRKVEKRGPKRWIVLLALLIFFILISLMVGFLVWHFNYRNVRVQKIFNGFLRITNENFIDAYENSNSTEFANLASKVKEALKVLYNGIPALGPFYKESGVTAFSEGSVIAYYWSEFSVPQYRVEEVERTLSKEYVLTLPPRSRALQSFNVASIVAFPTDARTAQTTRDNSCSFSLHARGEEVTRFTTPGFPDSPYPARARCQWVLRGDADLVLSLTFQSFDVAPCDNDGNDVVMVYDSLSPVEPRAVVQLCGTYAPSYNLTFLSSQNVMLVTLITNTVRRHPGFKAKFFQLPKMTECGGRLTGMQGTFNTPYYPGHYPPNIDCTWDIEVPHHQNVKIRFKLFYLVEPHETLGTCTKDYVEINGERYCGEKKHFVVTSRSNKITVHFHSDESYTDTGFFAEYLSYDSSDPCPGMFTCKTGRCINNTLRCDGWTDCTDFSDELDCVCNSTYQFTCKNNFCKPRFWLCDGLDDCGDKSDELECSCPNGTFRCGNGKCIPKSEKCNKKDNCGDGSDEAECDSVSIVPCTKYTYKCRSGVCLSKGNPECDGKQDCSDGSDEKNCDCGLRSFIKQSRIVGGQNSDEGEWPWQVSLHAAGQGHLCGASLISSTWLVSAAHCFIDELGIRYSEPATWKAYLGLHDQSKRSATGVEERGFKQIIPHDAFNDFTFDYDIAVLELDKPVDLSTVIRPICLPDSSHTFPAGKAIWVTGWGHTKEGGTGALILQKGEIRVINQTTCEDLLPNQLTPRMMCVGFLTGGVDSCQGDSGGPLSSVEDDGRTFLAGVVSWGEGCARRNKPGVYTRVPVLRDWIKEKTGV; encoded by the exons aATATAAATGGTTTTGAGGAAGGAGTGGAATTCTTGCCAGCTAACAATTCAAGGAAGGTGGAAAAACGAGGACCGAAGCGTTGGATCGTGCTGTTGGCATTGTTGATTTTCTTCATCCTGATATCCCTTATGGTTGGATTCTTGGTGTGGCATTTTAATT ATCGGAATGTACGAGTACAGAAAATCTTCAATGGTTTCCTGAGGATTACAAATGAGAACTTTATAGATGCTTATGAGAATTCCAACTCCACAGAATTTGCAAACCTGGCCAGCAAGGTTAAAGAAGCG CTGAAAGTTTTATATAATGGAATTCCAGCCCTTGGACCCTTCTACAAGGAATCTGGAGTAACAGCCTTCAG tGAGGGCAGTGTCATTGCCTATTACTGGTCAGAATTCAGTGTACCCCAATATAGGGTAGAAGAAGTTGAGCGAACCTTATCAAAAGAGTATGTCCTGACACTACCTCCCAGGTCCCGGGCCTTGCAGTCCTTCAACGTGGCTTCAATTGTGGCTTTCC cCACTGATGCCAGAACAGCACAGACAACACGAGACA ACAGCTGTAGCTTTTCCCTCCATGCTCGGGGTGAGGAGGTGACCCGCTTCACCACCCCAGGATTCCCAGACAGCCCCTACCCTGCACGTGCTCGCTGCCAGTGGGTTCTGCGTGGAGATGCTGACCTGGTGCTGAGCCTTACCTTCCAAAGTTTTGATGTCGCACCATGTGATAATGATGGGAATGATGTGGTCATGGTCTATGACTCCCTGAGTCCTGTGGAGCCTCGAGCTGTGGTACA GTTGTGTGGTACTTATGCTCCCTCCTACAACCTGACCTTCCTCTCCTCTCAGAACGTCATGCTTGTCACCCTCATCACCAACACTGTCCGGCGCCACCCTGGTTTTAAGGCTAAGTTCTTCCAGTTACCCAAGATGACTG AATGTGGAGGTCGCCTAACTGGAATGCAGGGAACATTCAATACTCCCTACTACCCAGGCCACTATCCCCCCAATATTGACTGCACATGGGATATTGAG GTCCCCCATCACCAAAATGTGAAGATTCGTTTCAAGCTTTTCTATCTGGTGGAGCCTCATGAAACTTTGGGTACCTGCACCAAGGACTATGTGGAAATCAATGGGGAAAG GTACTGTGGAGAGAAGAAACATTTTGTTGTGACTAGTAGAAGTAACAAGATCACTGTCCATTTCCACTCGGACGAGTCCTATACTGACACAGGTTTCTTCGCTGAATACCTCTCCTATGACTCTAGTGACC CCTGCCCTGGCATGTTCACCTGCAAAACAGGACGCTGTATCAATAACACATTGCGTTGTGATGGCTGGACTGACTGTACAGATTTCAGTGATGAGCTTGATTGTG TGTGTAACTCAACCTATCAGTTCACTTGCAAGAACAATTTTTGTAAACCCCGCTTTTGGCTCTGTGATGGCCTGGATGATTGTGGGGATAAAAGTGATGAGCTGGAATGCA GCTGTCCAAATGGAACCTTTAGGTGTGGCAATGGAAAATGCATCCCCAAGAGCGAGAAATGTAATAAGAAAGATAACTGTGGAGATGGGAGTGATGAAGCTGAATGTGACAGTG TTTCGATTGTCCCCTGCACCAAATATACATACAAGTGCCGCAGTGGAGTGTGTCTGAGCAAAGGGAACCCAGAATGTGATGGGAAGCAGGACTGCAGTGATGGCTCGGATGAGAAGAACTGTG ATTGTGGACTCCGGTCATTCATTAAACAGTCAAGGATTGTTGGAGGCCAGAATTCAGATGAAGGAGAGTGGCCGTGGCAGGTGAGCCTACATGCAGCGGGCCAGGGTCACCTCTGTGGTGCCTCACTAATCTCCTCCACCTGGCTTGTCTCTGCAGCCCATTGCTTCATTGACGAGTTAGGAATCAG ATATTCTGAACCAGCTACTTGGAAAGCCTACCTGGGTCTGCATGATCAAAGCAAGCGCAGTGCCACAGGGGTGGAAGAGAGGGGCTTCAAGCAGATCATCCCTCATGATGCCTTTAATGATTTCACCTTCGACTATGATATTGCAGTTCTAGAACTGGACAAACCTGTCGATCTAAGCACTGTGATTCGGCCCATCTGCTTGCCTGACTCCTCCCACACCTTCCCTGCGGGCAAGGCCATCTGGGTGACAGGCTGGGGGCACACTAAGGAAGGAG GCACTGGGGCATTGATCCTACAAAAGGGGGAGATCCGAGTGATCAATCAGACAACATGCGAAGACTTGCTACCCAATCAATTGACCCCCCGTATGATGTGTGTGGGCTTCCTCACTGGGGGTGTTGATTCCTGCCAG ggtGATTCAGGGGGCCCTCTCTCCAGTGTGGAAGATGATGGACGAACGTTCTTGGCTGGGGTGGTGAGCTGGGGTGAAGGCTGTGCTCGACGGAACAAGCCAGGTGTCTATACCAGAGTCCCTGTACTTCGGGACTGGATTAAAGAGAAGACAGGAGTATAG